Genomic DNA from Schistocerca americana isolate TAMUIC-IGC-003095 chromosome 6, iqSchAmer2.1, whole genome shotgun sequence:
gagAACAGACAGGACAACGACTCACTAAATACTTCCGATGAAAAATCACCTACCAGGAAGAGAGAGAAGCTCAAGATTAAGGTAAGATTTATCTACTTAGTTTATAGGATTCAACTTTCAGGAGAGCAAAGCATCATATAATGCTGGAAAACATTTCAGTGCTGTTTTTTCCATCTGGAGTGAGATAAGATGTATCCTTACCAATTACACTCAACctcttcagttttaaaatttagaaCTCTTTCATATTGGAAGTACTAATTTACATTTAACATAGtgtaattattgatttattttttttaagtaaatttaAATCAAGTAAATTCTAGACTTTTTGTTAATTGTTTCTAATTTACTTACCATTCTTAAGATCTTATTTGtacatgaaagaaagaaagaaagaaagaaagaaaaggggaAAGAACATGGTAAAAGTGTTATCTTTGTTAAACTGCATTGTGAAGAAAATACTAATCACAACAAAAGAGAGAGCAACCACGCATTagaatgatatttcttattttGAGAGACATCACTGACACAtggttgtgttaaaaaaaaaaacatctttactGTGGGGTATGTCAGTCTTGTTTCTAGAATTCTTAGCTCTGAAGGAATagcagaagaaagaaaggaaatactGTTGCCAGGAGTTGGTGCTAATGTATATCATGGTCACCATCTAACTGTAAACAGGATTTTCTGCCATCAGTTTATGTTTACCCAGTTTTAACCAAAATTATTGTATTAACATATTTAGTATGATGACACTTTTTTTTGTAGAGCCATATACTTTTTTGAAGTTTAATATCTTTTTCATAAGTGATCATACTACTTGTCCACAACATAGCAGATTTTTTGCTTAGCATTTTATCACGTAAACAGAAATTCATATGTGGGCAACtgtattatttcaaaatatttttgaataGTTTTAACACTCTGTTTCAGAATGGCTCTTCCATAGACTTATCAAAGGAAAACATTACAGAACCTACCATAATTTCTACGGTAGAAAAAAGTGTTATGTagcgaaaaaaatgaaaatttttatggaaatgccTCTAGTCATTTTAattatacatctctctctctctctctctctctctctctctctctctctaccccccaATGATCAATAAATTCCCACATTAATGCCATAAAATCTTGTAGTATTATGTAATATTTCAGAACACTATTTGTTTATATTAGTTGACTAATTGTGCAAAGTCATTGTTATGTAAGCCAGAAGGACCATATCTTCAGTTCAAAGGCAAGTATGTGGTgtatgtgatttttgaacagtgattGCCTTAGAAGCATTGTGGTTTGTTGTAGTTCATTTGCATAAGTATTGTTTGAATTTTTGTACATAGAATTTGTATATAGTGTAATGTTTGATTTTGCATATGACTACCTTAAAATAACAAAGAATGCTAATTGTGTAAATAAATTTATTACACACTTAAGAAAAAAAACTCTTAAAAACTATTTATCTCGTGCAGAGAAATAGAAATTAGGTAAAATGTCCACGTTAAGTCGTGAAAAGTTGTGCTCTGTACTCTCCCCTATGTATGCTATTAAAGGAGAACAACAAGGGCCATGAGGTGAGGATGGTAGTGAAAGGGATTCAATAGAGGCAAAATTATTGATGCACAGATTACTGCTCTAAGAGGTCAGGAAACAAGTAGTGAAATAAACAGTAGACTGGCCTTATACAGTGACCAGATATTTAATGCATGTAATTAACAATTTGAAGAGATTATTTAAACTGGACATTGAAAAAAATCAACAGCAAATGAGGGACTGCAGAGTGaaggaaaatagaaaaaaaggatgaagaggaattaaaaataaaacagggGGAAGACACTTACGAGATGTTGGGGTGCCCATATGAGAAATGAAACTACTCTTGACATAATTAATGTTGACACAGAGAACTTGTGTTAAACATACATTGAAACAAATAGTTGTATCCCATCAGACAGCTATCAATTCACGTGTGAAAGTGAACATTGTAAAACTATCCAAAAGAATAAATATGAAGACTGTTCATCTTACAGCTCACTATATCTTATTGTAGATTCTTTTATAACACAACCAATAGGGGCTGGGTATTAGCTTCACCACCGCATTCTTTTATACCTCATTTGCTCAAAGGTCATTGTGTGACTTCCACCATTCACCATTTCTTCACCAGCACTGCTGTCACGGATGTTTTCTTTCATATAATTTCTACTTCTATAATTATAACCATTCTGTTCATGTAGTTAATTCTGCATGAACTGCTTTGAACTGAATTTCCTTTGTTTCTACTTTCTGTTTTCTTATGTATCATCTTCATTTTCGGGGTTTTATGTATCTTTTTTGTTCAGTTACTGGACGTTTCTTTTCAGTTGAATTCTCAACTGAATGTTATTATGCTATTATAGTTTTTAACTGTTGAATAATGGTCAGAGAAATTATAGGCACACTGCAGAATGAAAGAAGGAAAATGATGTCATAAATGGTAAAGAATCCGCAAATATATCACTATTGACAGTTGCCACATCCTtcactttgttcatattattttaaaattgtttcttgTAACATTTCAGAACTATTTCAATTTTAATAGGATGTAAAGTACATTAAAGTAGTTAATATTAGTTTTGATTTATCTTATAAATGGAATGTGgtaattttctaattttaataTTGTGTAAAAACAAGATGTATTTTGTAGAAATAGACCGATAATGAGGCATGGTGATACTTTGCTGCATGGTAATGAAAAAACTCATTGTTTTTTGAACAGCACTAATTATGGAAGCCATAAGATTTTATTGTTTATAAATCTTATCTGATAAAAATGCAAATTAAATAGGGCATtagttgttattcttttcttgctcATGCACAGTGGAAAGAGCTTCATATTTGAAGTGCTAGCTTAATTATTTCTTAAACAGTTTCAGAATCTAGAGAAAGATCAGGTCTCGGATTGTACTCTTGATTTTACAGTGATTATTGTGTGACACATAGGAAGCATTTATAAAATGCACAGAGCAAAAGATAACTGAGGACATATAGGTGACATTTAACAACTGTGAATAGTCTTATAAAAATTTATCAGAATATTACATGTCAAACAGAACAATAGATTTCCCCTAAAACACAATTTAGAGGAATTTTTCCTATCTGTTGCTTTTCATCCCCTGATGAAATGATAGTTAGTTTTTCAGCACCAGAAAAGAATTAATTTGCTTTACACCTCACATTTACAGGTGTTCAAATCATCCACTGGCAATACCAAAatacaattttacatttgtttcctcatgtttatcattataaaTTCACTCACTTATTTTCATATTTCACTTTCCTACCATTAAATCAGATGCTCTCTGAAATGAAGTTGTGTACCCCCTCATGTGCTTTTGGCACTGCTCTGATTATTCATTTGTTTTCCAAGATAACATACACTTCTTTATTAGATTGCTTTTTTTCTGGAAATCTGTTTACGAAATGGTCTATAATTTCATTCTGATCCTTATGTTTGTAAAATGTTTGCAGTTCGATTATGTGTGCCCAGTCTGAAACCTATTTTGCTCCAGTATTGCAATCTTATCCACAAGATAATATTCTACAATGCAAtcagcaattcacaattaaattacTGAAATCTCTTGTTCAGTGCCACTTATGCAGTGTATTATTGAATACTGACATTTTAATTGCGGCTTTGCCCTCTTACACATGTCACGTATATTGCATAATTGATGCCTTGTCTTAGGAAACATAACCTCTTttgttataataaataaacaaacactatTTCACAACTTTTTATTACCATCTAACAGTTTCAATCTGCTCTGGAGATCATCTTCAGATTGGGTTCCATAGAGCATAGTTTTTGAACTGTTTACAAACTGCACTTGGTGACACcagacctgaagatgatctgcaGTGCATACTAAAACTGGTAGTCGAAAATAAAAAGTTGTGATCCtttgtgtgtttgtttatttattacatATGTTGTACACATCATTTTTCCCTTCTctcttgtcaccccccccccctccccgcccccccccccccccaaaatatatttctcctccctcctctctgtctgtctgtctcctgtGTCACCCTGTTTTCATTCCCATGTCCACCTCAGTGGGAGATGGTTCTTGCCCCAACAGTAGTTCTTTCCCGACAACAAGCGGTATatgtatcaaatttggttgaaatcagtccagtggcatAGGAGGAAATGTGGTACAGGCACAAACACATCCATTTATAAAATATATCTTGATATATAGATTTAGGCATTAATGACTGTTGAggctttttttaaatcttttgtgaGGTGTTTTTTATTCTGTTTGTTTCATGTTTGGTATtgtggtttctttctttctttttttcatatttAGACTCCAGGTTTCCTGTTTGCGAAGGGCAGCCCTCCAAAAgacaaggaaaaggaagagaaagaaaaagaagatggtacaccagaaaaagaaaagaaagagaaggaaagaaaagagaaagaaaagaaggaaaaagataaaaaagaaaaagataagaaaGATAAAAAAGTGAAAGAAGAGAAAGTGGCAGTTGCACTTACTGATGACACTGCCAAGTCTGGGGCTTCAGGTGGTCCACCCAAGGGTTCCCCTCAGCTTCCAGGGTACACAAGAGAGTATGATTATGTAGAGGAGGAGCCACAGAGTGAGGACCAAAGGCGTTTTGAACCTCAAGGGGGCTTTAGTTATGAGAAGGGTCGACTGGAAGCTACTCCCGAACGTTCCCCCCCATCCTCCTCTGGGCGACGTGCTACTGGCTTAGCTTTCAATTATGCACCTGGTGAGACCACACCTGCAAGTAAAGGGCTACGTACTCCTGGAATTGATTATGTGGCTTCTGCAGGGCTTAAGGAGCAGGCGAAAGGTGCCGGTGCAGCCCCAGTTATTGTGCCCCCGACAACCCAATCATCAAAGTTTATAATTATTGCTGGAGGTAAACCTTCAGTTGTTGCTGGCTGTGAACCTCCCATAGTGAAGGCTGAAGATGGAAAATTGGTTGTAGATAGCGCATGGCCCAGTCCTCTTGCTAAAGCCCAAGTGGTTGCTGGCACAGATGAGAAACCTGCTCCTGTCAGAGATATCTATCCTGGACTGATACTGAAGGATGGAAAGTTGCATTTGCCAAAAGATGTTGATGTCATTGAAGGGTATGAAGTTCTCGAGAACAAAGATGGTAGTGGTGTGACGGTAAATCAGTGTCGCTACTTGGGAACTTATACAGGTCGAGATGGACGGCCTGTGCAGGGAAAGAAGAAACCAGCTTCTGTGGCTGGAGCAGAACTTCTTGTAAGTCGAGATGGGAAACCTTTATTAGCGGCCGATTCAAAGGGCAAAGGTGGCGTTTTTGTTGTAGGACGTAGTGGCAAGATAGATATTCCCCCCGAAGAACCATTTTCTGCAACACTGTCAGGTGCCATGGCTGTGAAAGGTCATGATGGAAATCCACTTCTCGTTTGGGGTCAACTTCCCAATACAACAACAGGGCCTGATGGAACACTTTACATTACAGGGAGACATTCAGGTGACCTAGATGGTGCTCCTGTTATAATGGGCAATGATGGAAAACCACTTCCAATTACAGCAGTGTGTGGAAGTTCCAAACATAATTCACTTATACCTGGTGGCATAGTTTCTGTATCAAAAGGAAAAACTGATGTACACCGTACTGGTTTCTTGGGAGAAGTTGAAGATGATGGTGATCGTGTACGTGGAATTTCTGTCACTGTTGATCGTCATGGGCAACCAGTTGAAGCACCTCCTGTTGCAGTGGCCATCCTGGGGCCTACTGGTAAGACAGCTCTGCTCACTGGAGACCACCAATTAGCTATTGCAGCAGGTAAGGATGGTAAAGGTACTGTTACTTGCAGTGGAGAATTTGAAGGTGCACCTACACTTATCAACAAAGATGGTAAGCCTGTTCTTGTAGATGGATGGCCTGCCATGCTTAAAGCTGATGGAGGATACCAGGCTGAGTTTTCAGATGTCATCGAGGGTGCGAGAATTATTCGCGGGGAGGATGGTCAGCCAAAAACAGTGAAGAGCAAGTATATTGGCACTGTTGTAACTGGAGACAAAGGAAGGATTGAAAAAGTTAAGCTGGTTCTAGACCCTGAGGGACAACCACTTGCAGTTACAGAATCAGACCTGGGAACAGTAGTAAGTGCAGATGGCAAACCAATTGAGAGACTGCAGGTAGTGCCCAGTCCCAAGACTACTCCAGAAAAGAAGACTTCTTCACCTATACCCTCACTGCCCAAGATAACCTTACCTAAGATATCTACTGGGTCACCACGTCTACCTGCAGCTGATGGCAATAAAATTCAGGATACAGAAGCTCTGCTAGCAGCAGAGAGAAGCCATGCAGGCATTTTGGGCATTGCACCAGGGGCAGTAGTTGCCTTACCAGAAAGTCAAGTACTTTTGCTCACTTCCAAAAATGGAAAACCTTTGCTTGCAACTGGAAGTATACCACCTCCAATTGTAGAACAGGATGGTAGGAAAGTTATCCCTGGCAAATTCTCAGGCAGCCTGGATGGTGCTACAGTCATCACTGATAGACAAGGGCAGCCTGTAGCTGCAAGTGGGTGCCGAGCAGATGTAGTGAGAGGACCAGATGGAAAGCCTGCTGTTAGTGCAAAATTTACACATGTTGTGGAAGGAGCCAAAATTACACCAGGGAAAGTTTCACAAAAGCCAGATGTGAGCTACACAAAATATTTAGTTAACTTGACTGGTAGTGGAGGAAAACCCATTGGACCAGCAGAAAGGCCAGAGAATGTAGAGGCTGTCACAGTAATTCTTGGAGCAGATGGAAAGCCACTAGAGGTAACAGAACCAGCACCTGGTGTACTGATTGCAGGTGATAAAAAGCCTGTAATAAATACTGCTTCAGGTGTCAGTGGAGTATTAGCTGCTGGAAAAACATCTCCCTTAGGTGCAAGAGCACTGCCAACTGATCACGTTCTGTGCTTAGTTGCTAAAGATGGTAGTCCTGTAGTTATAACTGGTGACATACCTACACTGGTAACTAACAAGGATGGTAGGAAGGCAATTCCAGGAAAAATGGGTGGGAAGCTTGATGGTGCGACAGTACTGGTGGATAAGAGTGGGCAGCCAGTTACTGCTGTAGGGCAGCCTATTGATGTAATCACTGGTAATGATGGCAAGCTGGTAATTTCTGCACCATTCACTCATGTAGTGGAGGGAGCCAAGATCAGACCAGGTAAAGGAGGAAAATTGGATGCAACTAATACCAAGTACTTGACATCGGTTGTAGGATCTGGAGGCAGGACTCTGAAGCCTGGTGAAAAACTGGAAAACATTGAAACGGTTATGTTGGTTGTTACAGCTGATGGGAAACCAGTAGAAGTTACTGAACCAACTCCAGGAGTTCTGCTGTCTAGTGATGGGAAGCCTGTAGTTAATTCAGCGACATCTTTTGAAAGTGGACGTGCTGGAACCCTAATTCCAAAGTTACAGATAACTGAATTGCCTGTGAATGAAGCACTGTTGGTCATATCCAAAGAAGGTGTTCCTGTAATTGTTACTGGTGATTTGCCAGCACCAGTCATCACTAAAGATGGGAAAAAAACACTTCCAGGTAAGTTTACTGGAAAGCTTGAAGGTGCAGTTGTTAGTGTAAAACCAGATGGACAAACTATGACTCTTAAAGGACTTGAAATAGAACCTATTACTAGCCCAGCAGGAAAGCCAGCAGTTGGTGCCCAGTACACTCATGTAGTAGAAGGAGCTAAGATCATGCCAAAGAAGAGTGGGAAACCAGAAGTGACACTCACTAAATATCTTGTTACACTGGTTGATAAGGAAGGGAAACCAGTCACACTTGGAGCTAAAAATATAGATGTGGAGGAAGCTACTGTTGTTCTTGGAGCTAATGGGAAGCCATTAGAAGTTTCAGAAACACCAACAGGTGAACTTCGTTCAAGTGACGGAAAACCAGTGATGAAACTAACCTCTGATGCAGATGCCGAAGGCATTGTGAGAGCTATTGTGAGTCCAGGTCATCCTGTATCTTTCTTAGCTGCTGATGGAAAGCAAGTGTCTACTGTACCTCTGCGATACGGAGGACTCATTGGTACAACTGATCCAGCTCCATATGTTGATGGAGTTACAGTAGTCGTGGATAAAGAAGGACATCCGGTTGTTCTAACTGGACAGTATCCAGCACCAATAATCAGCAAGGATGGAAAGAAGATCCTTCCACCTGGAAAATTTCCAGGAAGTCTGGATGGTGCCATTGTTCTGGAGGATGAACACTCAAAGCCTCTGATTCCTCGGGGGCTATACACCGAAGTTGTTGCAGGGCCTGATGGTAAGCCACAGAAGGTGGTCCATTATGCACACATCATAGATGGTGCCAGAATTATTATAGGGAAAAATGGTGAGCCTATAGTATCCCGAGAGAAATTTTTGGGCACTTTGGTGGGTAAAGATGGAGAACTGTGGTCGCCAGATAAGTCTCCATCAGACATTAAAGGAGCAGTAGTGGTAGTGGAAAAGGATGGAGAACCAGTTACCGTTGTGGAGAAACTGCCGGGCATTATAGCTGACAAAGATGGACAACCGATCATTTCTGTTGAGAAGCACTTGGGCATAACACCTCATTCAAGGCTTGTGATAAGCCAAGGCAGTCCAGCAACTGGAATTGGCAGTCAGCCATTTATGCTGAGTGCACCATTTACTCAGACTGTAGCTGTAGCTAGTGGTGTTGTTGCCGTTGTAGGAAATGATGGAAAGGTCTCAATTGTTGCAGGACAATTTCCAGCTCCTGTCTCAAAAAGTGGTAAAATGGTACTCCCAGAAGACTTTCCAGGTAAACTGGCAGGAGCTCCTATCCTGGTTGGTCATGATGGTAAACCTGTGATAATGAAGGGACTACAGGCTCAACAAGTTTCTTCGAGTGATGGAAAACCAATGCTCACTGCAGACCACTCACACATTGTAGAAGGAACAACTGTTACTCTAAATAAGGATGGGAAGCCTTTATCTTCACCAGCAAAATTCCTGTTGACTCTTATTGGCAGGGATGGCAAGCCACTGCCACCTGAAAAGACTATGGCCACTGAAGTCAATGGGCTAACCATTGTGCTGGGATCTGATGGCCAACCACTTCCTGTTACGGAGATAGTTGCTGGAACTGTTGTAAGCAAAGATGGTAAGCCAATAGTTACTACAAGACATCCAAGCATGGTGACGAGTGTTGAATACAAAATACCAGCTGTTAAACCAGTGACAACAGTTAGTAGTGCTGACAGCACAGTAACCACTTTGGTAACACCTCAGCCTATACATATAATTGAAGGAGTAATAGCAGTTGTTAGGAAGGATGGAAAGCCAGTGATTCTTACTGGTCAGTACCCAGCACCCATAACAGACAAAAGTGGGAAAAAAGTTTTGCCTCCAAAATTTCCAGGAAATTTGGAAGGAGCTGTTGTTCTGGTTGACAAAGACTCAAAACCTACAATCCTGAAAGGAACAGAGATAGctcaaacaacaggcagtgatggGAAGCCCTTGGCAGTTGCTGATTATACACAGGTCATAGAAGCAGCAAGAGTTAGTCTCGGAAAGGATGGGAAACCTATAGTGACAGCTGATAAATTTGTAGGCTCACTTATGACAAGAGATGGTAAACCTCTACCTCCTGGGAGATCACCGTTGGAAGCTGAAGGTGTTACTGTTGTCTTAGGGAAGGATGGACAGCCAATGGCAGTGGAAGAAACTCCTATAGGTGTAGTGAGTGCACAGGATCGACAGCCGTTACTGTCTGTGCAAAAATTCTTGGAAAGTGTCCCAGGTTCTTCAGTCTCATACTCACCACCTCCAGGTCACACATCTTCAGGCACTGTGCAAACAACTAGGGTAGTGATGGGTTCTCCTTTAGGAGGAGGACCACCAGTTGTTACAACTCATACAATAAATGTTGTAGAAGGGGTTATGGCAGCTGTAAAAaaagatggaaaaccagttattTTAGTTGGTCAGTTTCCAGCTCCAGTGTCTGGTAAGGATGGGAAGAAAATACTACCAACAAACTTTCCTGGTGGTCTCGAAGGAGCAACTGTCTTGGTTGGGAAAGACAGTCAGCCAATATTACTAAAGGGACAATATGCTGCAGCTACGGCTGGTAACGATGGCAAATCTGTAACAGTTGCTGATTACACACAGGTTGTGGAAGGGGCTAGAGTTAGCCTTGACAAAGAGAATAAACCTTTAGTTACTAACACTAAATTCCTTGGATCATTTGTTGGGAGTGATGGCAAACCACTTCCACCTGGTCGTTCTCTTGTTGATTCTCAAGGTGCGATGGTAGTTTTGGGGCAGGATGGTCAGCCGTTGCCAGTGAGAGTATCTTCATTTGGATCTGTTACTAGTGAAAGTGGGGAACCTATCTTATCAGTTCAAAAGTTCTTGGAATCAGTTCCTGGAGCTACTGTGGCTTTCGAGCAAGCTGGTCCAACAACTTCGACAACTGTAGAGACTACTTCTGTTATTCTTGGGCCTGATGGCAGGCCTGTACAGCTTGGGTCCCCCCATACCACATCCCGCACCATAGGAATTGTTGATGGTATCATGGCTGTAGTTAGAAAAGATGGTAAACCGGTGATATTAACAGGAAGATTTCCAGCTCCTGTGCCTGGTAAAGATGGAAAAAAGGTACTTCCACCTAAATTTCCAGCAAATTTGGAAGGAGCTACAGTTCTCACAGACAGGCATGGCAAGCCCCTTACACTGAAGGGTCTATATGCTGCAAAGACTTCAGACAATGATGGAAAACCGCTGGCTGTGGCCGACTACTCTGAAGTTATTGAAGGTGTGAAACTTGTTATGGATGAAGATAATAAAGTGACAGCAAGCCCTGATAAGTTCCTTGCCACATTAGTCACGAGAGATGGAAAGACGTGGTCACCTGGGCGCTATCCTGGAGACATGGAAAGTGTTACAGTAGTTCTTGGGCAGGATGGCCAACCATTGTCGATAACAGATATTGGTGGAACAATACTGGGTAAGGATGGCGTTCCAGTCTTGTCTGTTCAAAAGTTTGCTGAGACTGTTCCTGGTTCTACAGTGTCATTCATGCAGAAAGGTGGTGCACCTTCAACTGGTACAGTGCAAACATCGTCAGTTGTTCTTGGTCCTGACGGGAAGCCCGTTGCAAGCGTAACAGGCAAAGATTCGATGGAGTCATTTACCAGTCACACTATCAGCACTGTGGAAGGAGTGATGGCAGTTGTGAAAAAAGATGGTAAACCAGCAATTCTTACAGGGCAATATCCAGCCCCTGTGATAGCAAAAGATGGAAGGAGAATTTTACCTGCCAAGTTTCCAAGTAGTTTAGAAGGTGCAACTGTTCTCACAAGTAAGGAAGGGAAGCCACTAATTCTGAAAGGTGTGTATGCTGCACAAACTGAGGACCCTAGCGGAAAGCCCCTGTATGTGGCAGATTATTCTCAAGTTGTTGATGGGGCAAAAGTTAGCTTAGGAAAGGACGGAAAAGTGACTGTTATGAATGAAAAGTTCTTAGCTAAACTTTTTGGGAGCGACGGACAGCCATTATCACCTTCAGCTGTCAGTCCAGGAAGTGTACAGTCAGTTTCAGTAATTTTGGGCAAGGATGGTCAGCCATTAGCGGTAACAGAGAAGCCATCAGGTGATGTGGTAGGAAGTGACGGAACATCGGTTATTACAATGCAAAGGTTCACAGAATCAGTTACAACATCAACTGTTAAAACAGCATCATCAGTTGGTGGAGTTGTCAGAACAGAGACAATAGCTATCATGGAAGGCGTAACGGCACTGCTGGCAAGAAATGGACAACCTTTAATCATAACAGGACAATACCCAGCTCCAGTTGTAGGTGCAGATGGGCGGACTATCATACCGGGGCAGTTTTCAGGATTATTAGATGGTGCCACAGTTTTGACAGGAACGGATGGCCGACCACTAGTTCTCAAGGGAGTACCTGCGGAGGCAACAAAGTCTCGCAGTGGTGAACCTGCTTTGTCCGTTGACTATACACATGTATTAGAAGGAGCAAAACTTTCAGTGGGTC
This window encodes:
- the LOC124619344 gene encoding mesocentin-like isoform X2; protein product: MPEETKAAEKGEQQPAVKQSSGGGKTVLARVTLLDGSLLELNVERRAKGQDVLDKVCEHLNLLEKDYFALTYEDRHDPRNWLELDKRVTKFIKNEPWKFNFEVKFYPPDPAQLQEDITRYQLCLQIRNDILEGKLPCSFVTHALLGSYLVQSELGDYDPDEHGRNYLKDFRFAPNQTAELEEKVMDLHRTHKGQTPAEAELHYLENAKKLAMYGVDLHPAKDSEGVDIMLGVCASGLLVYRDRLRINRFAWPKILKISYKRHNFYIKIRPGEFEQYESTIGFKLANHRAAKKLWKVSVEHHTFFRLMTPEPTQKSGLFPRFGSKFRYSGRTHYETKKALIERPAPRFERSLSGRALTSRSMDALSGPGRLQAENASDANKRHTMSHPPDHFPDMEPARPVKELKEKEEKIKDKLERKSSTGTTSASSSSSMEGEYEAASGRADDSQDDKPKKPVGGVAVLPPGALGFGKKQKKKDKDGSDKEKGAAEAEDEEKENRQDNDSLNTSDEKSPTRKREKLKIKTPGFLFAKGSPPKDKEKEEKEKEDGTPEKEKKEKERKEKEKKEKDKKEKDKKDKKVKEEKVAVALTDDTAKSGASGGPPKGSPQLPGYTREYDYVEEEPQSEDQRRFEPQGGFSYEKGRLEATPERSPPSSSGRRATGLAFNYAPGETTPASKGLRTPGIDYVASAGLKEQAKGAGAAPVIVPPTTQSSKFIIIAGGKPSVVAGCEPPIVKAEDGKLVVDSAWPSPLAKAQVVAGTDEKPAPVRDIYPGLILKDGKLHLPKDVDVIEGYEVLENKDGSGVTVNQCRYLGTYTGRDGRPVQGKKKPASVAGAELLVSRDGKPLLAADSKGKGGVFVVGRSGKIDIPPEEPFSATLSGAMAVKGHDGNPLLVWGQLPNTTTGPDGTLYITGRHSGDLDGAPVIMGNDGKPLPITAVCGSSKHNSLIPGGIVSVSKGKTDVHRTGFLGEVEDDGDRVRGISVTVDRHGQPVEAPPVAVAILGPTGKTALLTGDHQLAIAAGKDGKGTVTCSGEFEGAPTLINKDGKPVLVDGWPAMLKADGGYQAEFSDVIEGARIIRGEDGQPKTVKSKYIGTVVTGDKGRIEKVKLVLDPEGQPLAVTESDLGTVVSADGKPIERLQVVPSPKTTPEKKTSSPIPSLPKITLPKISTGSPRLPAADGNKIQDTEALLAAERSHAGILGIAPGAVVALPESQVLLLTSKNGKPLLATGSIPPPIVEQDGRKVIPGKFSGSLDGATVITDRQGQPVAASGCRADVVRGPDGKPAVSAKFTHVVEGAKITPGKVSQKPDVSYTKYLVNLTGSGGKPIGPAERPENVEAVTVILGADGKPLEVTEPAPGVLIAGDKKPVINTASGVSGVLAAGKTSPLGARALPTDHVLCLVAKDGSPVVITGDIPTLVTNKDGRKAIPGKMGGKLDGATVLVDKSGQPVTAVGQPIDVITGNDGKLVISAPFTHVVEGAKIRPGKGGKLDATNTKYLTSVVGSGGRTLKPGEKLENIETVMLVVTADGKPVEVTEPTPGVLLSSDGKPVVNSATSFESGRAGTLIPKLQITELPVNEALLVISKEGVPVIVTGDLPAPVITKDGKKTLPGKFTGKLEGAVVSVKPDGQTMTLKGLEIEPITSPAGKPAVGAQYTHVVEGAKIMPKKSGKPEVTLTKYLVTLVDKEGKPVTLGAKNIDVEEATVVLGANGKPLEVSETPTGELRSSDGKPVMKLTSDADAEGIVRAIVSPGHPVSFLAADGKQVSTVPLRYGGLIGTTDPAPYVDGVTVVVDKEGHPVVLTGQYPAPIISKDGKKILPPGKFPGSLDGAIVLEDEHSKPLIPRGLYTEVVAGPDGKPQKVVHYAHIIDGARIIIGKNGEPIVSREKFLGTLVGKDGELWSPDKSPSDIKGAVVVVEKDGEPVTVVEKLPGIIADKDGQPIISVEKHLGITPHSRLVISQGSPATGIGSQPFMLSAPFTQTVAVASGVVAVVGNDGKVSIVAGQFPAPVSKSGKMVLPEDFPGKLAGAPILVGHDGKPVIMKGLQAQQVSSSDGKPMLTADHSHIVEGTTVTLNKDGKPLSSPAKFLLTLIGRDGKPLPPEKTMATEVNGLTIVLGSDGQPLPVTEIVAGTVVSKDGKPIVTTRHPSMVTSVEYKIPAVKPVTTVSSADSTVTTLVTPQPIHIIEGVIAVVRKDGKPVILTGQYPAPITDKSGKKVLPPKFPGNLEGAVVLVDKDSKPTILKGTEIAQTTGSDGKPLAVADYTQVIEAARVSLGKDGKPIVTADKFVGSLMTRDGKPLPPGRSPLEAEGVTVVLGKDGQPMAVEETPIGVVSAQDRQPLLSVQKFLESVPGSSVSYSPPPGHTSSGTVQTTRVVMGSPLGGGPPVVTTHTINVVEGVMAAVKKDGKPVILVGQFPAPVSGKDGKKILPTNFPGGLEGATVLVGKDSQPILLKGQYAAATAGNDGKSVTVADYTQVVEGARVSLDKENKPLVTNTKFLGSFVGSDGKPLPPGRSLVDSQGAMVVLGQDGQPLPVRVSSFGSVTSESGEPILSVQKFLESVPGATVAFEQAGPTTSTTVETTSVILGPDGRPVQLGSPHTTSRTIGIVDGIMAVVRKDGKPVILTGRFPAPVPGKDGKKVLPPKFPANLEGATVLTDRHGKPLTLKGLYAAKTSDNDGKPLAVADYSEVIEGVKLVMDEDNKVTASPDKFLATLVTRDGKTWSPGRYPGDMESVTVVLGQDGQPLSITDIGGTILGKDGVPVLSVQKFAETVPGSTVSFMQKGGAPSTGTVQTSSVVLGPDGKPVASVTGKDSMESFTSHTISTVEGVMAVVKKDGKPAILTGQYPAPVIAKDGRRILPAKFPSSLEGATVLTSKEGKPLILKGVYAAQTEDPSGKPLYVADYSQVVDGAKVSLGKDGKVTVMNEKFLAKLFGSDGQPLSPSAVSPGSVQSVSVILGKDGQPLAVTEKPSGDVVGSDGTSVITMQRFTESVTTSTVKTASSVGGVVRTETIAIMEGVTALLARNGQPLIITGQYPAPVVGADGRTIIPGQFSGLLDGATVLTGTDGRPLVLKGVPAEATKSRSGEPALSVDYTHVLEGAKLSVGRDGKPSVVPKRYLAKLLGPGGEKVPSGSLPSQVTGVVVVLGEDGEPVAVSGLERGRVRAEGNDLKVFRRGSDGELSDEEDSGDELAAYAEDTILGPKVVKTTTKRTVVKDSGGLRRNVEEKVEDLGAGTVSLTTHEDEAEVGSDDGRSPHVTATAVTTRTATTHEDKETNAKTSQVEEKTVAHTTTTSGARQEQRTVTQEMRATSTVVTTDQQFSRRSSTSSDDSGTPVDLLDEPEDGLFYANGGARLQPIVPTESKVYSQPGSPSTTSVTSTTKVPVVATETRKVTVEEGPYSASGEIVSSQTISSKTRTVETITYKTEKDGVVETRVEQKITIQSDGDPIDHDRALAEAIQEATAMNPDMTVEKIEIQQQQQQQQGAPGP